Proteins from a genomic interval of Niabella soli DSM 19437:
- the scpB gene encoding SMC-Scp complex subunit ScpB yields MDITGLIPHIEALIFASDKPLTPLELTDLLNNAFGFMEDKITLDQVEAAVSGVVEKYQSEFYPFEVRESGGGWQFLTKKDYHKTVAQINGDKFMKRLSPAALETLSIIAYKQPVTKGEVEAIRGVSADYAIQKLLEKELVIISGRNEKLPGHPLVYSTSKNFMDYFGINSAEELPKIKEVLAEQEIVPTPVNEEGDAPLPAVIAPEELPLAVAENGELIEAANKTEASETENEAPDAPAQATEELSDATADEAPAAAMEEHEAPGATGEDAPEDGEENKNGQKPDEV; encoded by the coding sequence ATGGATATCACCGGACTGATCCCGCATATTGAAGCCCTGATTTTTGCCAGCGATAAGCCGCTTACTCCATTGGAGTTAACGGATCTGCTGAATAATGCCTTTGGTTTCATGGAGGATAAGATCACGCTAGACCAGGTAGAGGCGGCGGTGAGTGGGGTTGTTGAAAAATATCAATCAGAGTTTTATCCCTTTGAAGTGCGGGAAAGCGGCGGTGGCTGGCAGTTTCTTACAAAAAAAGATTATCATAAAACAGTAGCGCAGATTAATGGCGACAAGTTTATGAAACGGTTGTCGCCGGCGGCTTTGGAAACACTTTCCATTATTGCGTACAAACAACCGGTAACCAAAGGCGAGGTGGAGGCCATCCGGGGCGTAAGTGCGGACTATGCTATTCAAAAATTACTCGAAAAAGAATTGGTGATCATCAGCGGCCGTAATGAAAAATTACCCGGGCATCCGCTGGTTTATTCCACTTCCAAAAATTTTATGGATTATTTTGGCATTAACTCTGCGGAAGAGCTTCCTAAAATAAAGGAAGTGCTTGCCGAGCAGGAGATTGTGCCAACGCCCGTAAACGAGGAAGGCGACGCTCCTCTGCCGGCAGTAATAGCTCCGGAAGAGCTGCCATTGGCCGTTGCAGAAAACGGAGAATTGATCGAAGCAGCAAATAAAACTGAGGCATCGGAAACAGAAAACGAGGCACCGGATGCGCCGGCACAGGCGACCGAAGAACTATCTGATGCAACCGCGGACGAAGCGCCTGCTGCTGCAATGGAGGAACACGAAGCGCCCGGAGCAACGGGAGAAGATGCACCGGAAGATGGTGAAGAAAATAAGAATGGGCAAAAACCTGATGAAGTATAA
- the atpG gene encoding ATP synthase F1 subunit gamma gives MAGQLKEVRNRISSVQSMQQITKAMKMVSAAKFRRAQEAIVQMRPYAQKLQEMLSNIVSNSEGESAIALAAERPVENVLLIVITSDRGLAGAFNTNVVKLAKSVIREKYQAQADKGNVTIWNLGKKGYEALTKAGYKTNDAHKDIFLHLSFENVQKIATEAMTAFEEKQFDAVEIVYSQFKNAATQLFTAEQFLPIPKVENKPGVSMKADFIFDPNKEELIAELMPKILNTQLFKAVLDSHASEHGARMTSMDKASENANEMLRNLKLSYNRARQAAITTELTEIVSGAAALQG, from the coding sequence ATGGCAGGTCAGTTAAAAGAGGTTCGCAATCGCATCAGTTCCGTGCAAAGTATGCAGCAGATCACCAAAGCAATGAAAATGGTAAGTGCTGCAAAGTTTCGTCGTGCACAGGAAGCTATTGTTCAAATGAGGCCCTATGCACAAAAATTGCAGGAAATGCTGAGCAATATTGTCAGCAATAGTGAGGGGGAAAGCGCCATCGCTTTGGCTGCAGAAAGACCTGTTGAAAACGTATTGCTGATCGTTATTACAAGTGATCGCGGGCTAGCCGGCGCCTTTAACACGAACGTGGTAAAACTGGCTAAATCAGTGATCCGCGAAAAATACCAGGCGCAGGCAGATAAAGGAAATGTAACCATCTGGAACCTGGGGAAAAAAGGGTATGAGGCTTTAACAAAGGCAGGTTACAAAACCAATGATGCGCATAAAGATATTTTCCTGCATCTTTCTTTTGAAAACGTTCAAAAAATTGCAACTGAAGCAATGACCGCTTTTGAAGAGAAACAATTTGATGCGGTTGAAATTGTGTACAGCCAGTTTAAGAACGCGGCTACGCAATTATTTACAGCCGAGCAGTTTTTGCCGATACCCAAGGTAGAAAATAAGCCCGGCGTATCAATGAAAGCAGATTTTATTTTTGATCCGAATAAAGAAGAGTTGATTGCCGAATTGATGCCCAAGATATTAAATACCCAGCTATTTAAGGCGGTACTGGACTCTCATGCTTCTGAGCATGGTGCCCGTATGACCTCTATGGATAAGGCTTCTGAAAATGCCAATGAAATGTTGCGCAACCTGAAGCTTTCTTATAACCGTGCACGCCAGGCAGCTATTACCACAGAATTGACCGAGATTGTGAGTGGTGCAGCAGCGTTGCAAGGGTAA
- a CDS encoding phosphodiester glycosidase family protein: MSKNRTGWLVKGTALLLWVMVCSSPAASGQDTDSLYFVKPAWKKEKVAKGVFLVNRQFFNKSLFGSNQYISYVIIKNKKRKNGFNIAAEAKELKTTEAFARAAGATAAVNGNFFYVDKGGSEDYVKVNGTVISKNTTPENGRMLFHQTAGVLINKGRLQIQKGGTAPGWPDSCRAGSVLASGPLLLINGKKEALANIAFSLNRHPRTAVGSTAKGKIILLVADGRNTNAAGLNLEELAKIMRWLGCVDAVNFDGGGSSTLWLKNKGVVNHPSDNKKWDHGGQRKVANILYYKK; this comes from the coding sequence ATGAGTAAGAACAGAACGGGCTGGTTGGTAAAGGGAACCGCACTATTGCTTTGGGTCATGGTGTGCAGCAGCCCTGCCGCATCCGGTCAGGATACAGATTCCCTATATTTTGTAAAGCCTGCCTGGAAGAAAGAAAAGGTAGCGAAGGGAGTGTTTTTAGTAAACCGGCAGTTTTTTAATAAATCGCTCTTTGGTTCCAATCAATATATCTCCTACGTGATCATAAAAAATAAAAAAAGGAAGAACGGGTTCAATATAGCAGCGGAGGCAAAAGAACTAAAAACGACGGAGGCCTTTGCTAGGGCAGCCGGCGCCACTGCGGCGGTCAATGGCAATTTTTTTTATGTAGACAAAGGAGGATCAGAGGATTACGTAAAAGTAAACGGAACGGTTATCAGTAAAAATACGACGCCGGAAAATGGCAGGATGCTCTTTCATCAAACAGCGGGCGTGCTCATTAACAAGGGGCGGCTTCAGATCCAAAAAGGGGGTACGGCCCCCGGCTGGCCCGATAGCTGCCGTGCAGGCTCTGTATTGGCCAGCGGTCCCTTGCTGCTTATAAATGGCAAAAAAGAAGCGTTGGCAAATATTGCTTTTTCCCTGAACCGGCACCCCAGAACTGCGGTTGGCAGCACGGCAAAAGGCAAAATAATATTATTGGTGGCGGACGGGCGAAATACAAATGCCGCAGGGCTGAATCTTGAAGAGCTGGCAAAAATAATGCGTTGGTTAGGATGCGTGGATGCCGTCAATTTTGACGGCGGCGGATCGTCCACGCTCTGGCTCAAAAACAAAGGAGTCGTTAACCACCCATCCGATAACAAAAAATGGGATCATGGAGGGCAACGAAAAGTTGCTAATATATTGTATTATAAGAAATAG
- a CDS encoding DUF3467 domain-containing protein, with amino-acid sequence MQEQPNQINIEISEEIAEGTYANLAIITHSMAEFVIDFVNIMPGTPKSKVKSRIVFTPQHAKRFMKALIDNVEKFEAAQGEIKDLDEVQLPVNFGGPTAQA; translated from the coding sequence ATGCAGGAACAACCTAATCAGATCAATATAGAAATTTCAGAAGAAATTGCAGAGGGCACTTATGCCAACCTGGCCATCATCACCCATTCAATGGCTGAGTTTGTGATAGATTTTGTAAATATTATGCCGGGAACACCCAAAAGCAAAGTAAAATCAAGGATCGTATTTACCCCCCAGCACGCTAAACGTTTTATGAAAGCGCTGATCGATAATGTTGAAAAATTTGAGGCGGCCCAGGGCGAAATTAAAGACCTGGACGAAGTGCAGCTACCTGTGAATTTCGGCGGCCCGACGGCTCAGGCGTAA
- a CDS encoding SusD/RagB family nutrient-binding outer membrane lipoprotein — protein sequence MSKLKYISIFLVAVLLFYSCTKKFDKINTDPNNPSSVPPSNLLAFSIQDFGAHLWDSWGDIDEPESYSGHIGKIQYIDESRYQFRPGTVENMWTYCYRELKSLQVAINQAKDQNNTNLQGAAMVMQAYIWQIATDRWRDIPYTEALAADSGKIAPAYTTQETIYPALLSQLKDANTLLAQNNGSIGDGDLLFGNDATKWQKFCNSLRLRMAIRISNVAPTVAKATIEEITGNATANPIITDNTDNAYLMWPGAGTGTILTSEPWYTALFLGSRADNYAVGAPLINILLQYNDNRITVFATHPPNDATNSIYRGTPIGPTGSVAPGGINNYSRIGERFSGDPTGFTPFLGAAEVQFILAEAAAKGWNAGTTAAVAYNKGIDLSFAENGVDVGNYKTTANVVWNGDIKRIYLQKWIALYKNGHEAWAESRRTDVPLLPPAAGSPYTGHNRPPFRYPYPDSETRLNEKNSAPYVAKAKDNYWGQQMWWDTRTGVQ from the coding sequence ATGAGCAAATTAAAATATATATCGATTTTCCTGGTTGCGGTGCTGTTGTTTTATTCTTGTACAAAAAAATTCGACAAGATTAATACGGATCCGAACAATCCGTCCTCAGTACCTCCCTCCAACCTGCTTGCCTTCAGTATACAGGATTTTGGAGCGCATTTATGGGATAGCTGGGGCGATATTGATGAGCCGGAAAGTTATTCCGGTCACATTGGGAAGATCCAGTACATTGATGAATCCAGGTACCAGTTTCGTCCGGGTACCGTTGAAAATATGTGGACGTATTGTTACCGGGAATTGAAAAGCCTCCAGGTGGCAATTAACCAAGCAAAGGACCAGAATAATACAAATTTACAAGGCGCCGCAATGGTTATGCAGGCGTATATATGGCAAATAGCAACAGACCGGTGGCGGGACATTCCCTATACAGAGGCGCTGGCCGCAGATTCAGGAAAGATCGCCCCTGCTTATACAACACAGGAAACCATATACCCCGCTTTGTTAAGTCAGCTCAAAGATGCGAATACATTATTGGCGCAAAATAACGGTTCTATTGGGGACGGTGATTTGCTTTTCGGTAATGATGCTACAAAATGGCAAAAGTTTTGCAATTCTTTACGCCTTCGGATGGCTATAAGAATATCTAATGTAGCCCCTACGGTGGCTAAAGCTACCATCGAGGAAATAACCGGCAATGCTACCGCAAACCCGATCATTACGGATAATACAGACAATGCTTATTTAATGTGGCCCGGGGCAGGAACCGGTACTATTTTAACAAGCGAGCCCTGGTATACCGCTTTATTCCTGGGAAGCAGGGCGGATAACTATGCCGTTGGCGCCCCGTTGATAAATATACTTTTGCAGTATAACGACAACAGGATCACTGTTTTTGCAACCCACCCGCCCAATGATGCCACCAATTCAATATACCGGGGAACACCTATCGGACCAACAGGGTCTGTGGCTCCGGGAGGGATAAATAATTATTCAAGAATAGGAGAAAGATTTAGCGGAGATCCAACCGGGTTTACACCATTTTTAGGAGCGGCTGAAGTGCAGTTTATTTTGGCCGAAGCAGCAGCAAAAGGATGGAACGCCGGCACTACCGCTGCGGTTGCTTACAATAAAGGGATCGATCTTTCTTTTGCCGAGAACGGAGTGGATGTGGGAAATTACAAGACAACGGCAAATGTAGTTTGGAACGGAGATATAAAAAGGATCTACCTTCAGAAATGGATCGCCTTATATAAAAACGGCCACGAAGCCTGGGCAGAATCGCGCCGTACAGACGTTCCTCTTTTGCCTCCGGCTGCCGGATCTCCTTATACAGGACATAACAGGCCTCCGTTCCGTTATCCTTACCCGGATAGTGAAACAAGGCTTAATGAAAAAAATAGCGCTCCTTATGTAGCAAAAGCAAAAGATAATTACTGGGGGCAGCAAATGTGGTGGGATACCCGGACGGGTGTACAATAG
- a CDS encoding SusC/RagA family TonB-linked outer membrane protein, whose product MGKIVLFLTIFMSIGMYGFSQTKTATGTVKDDSGNPIPFATVMEKGTKNAVSADAQGNFSIKAKTGADLEISATGFETQVFKATEPLNAVLKAGKGQTIEEVVVTALGIRRQKRDLGYATQEVKGSDLTQTTQPNVINSLQGRVAGVQITAASGAVGASSRLVLRGNNSFNDNQPLIVVDGVPISNSATNIGGYGSVDYGSGLQEIDPDNIESVNILKGANAAALYGYRAGNGVILITTKTGKGAKGIGVTYSGGISFEKPYIMPRYQNLYGQGSTGDEYNWKKSDPNMSYQDYAIQNGFAYVNGRGDGVNDSYDESWGPRLDAGLNLPQYNSPLDANGNRIPTPWISHSSNVKDFFQTGYTMDHNVALTSNTEKGSTRMGLGYQQQQGSIPNTDQTKYSLNLNTVQNLTKKFTVEGNVNYLHIKNNNLVGQGYNAYNPMESIGSWFGRQVDLKDLKAHYADTLAGSISKDYPNGFPYNWNSNYHNNPFAEVYDIYQNSRTKDRMFGYVSMAYAFDKWFNLKLRAGDDWSTEFRKETTSNRDYGNVLAGQGGQFTQWEYHLNELNLDAIATGGGKIGTSDVTINYTAGANYRDYTQKNSSIGAGNLAIPNFYTISNAKGNTTQTMYDYHLRSNSIFGQASFGFRNWLSVDVTARNDWSSSLPANNRSYFYPSVSASWIFSDALNLKSDVFSYGKLRASWAKVGNGTGPYQVFPVYTPVTYSFNGVNMYRYPAALPAGINLKPEMAKSNEVGLELQFFKNRLGLDATYYDKITSNQIMQVNISNAGGSSSKVVNSGEIENKGVELQLHLGILRPASDAGLNWDMDINFAKNSNKVNKLYVDPTTGQPLQSFNLAGAWGITVDAIPGKPFGVIRGGKADRDSLGNVIVGANGLPTFKGVQEIGNVSPDFTGGINNTFRYKNFNLSFLIDFRKGGDIFSFTDMWGAYTGVLDYTAANNVRETGVILGKNAYQDTKFVKADGTPNDIAVDPETAFGRMSYSTTGGTEFNIIDASFIKLRQIQLGYTLPHRLLANSNVVKGVTISLFSYNVALLATSKSNRAHIDPETGFGVGNSGLGLEQYQIPSNRSVGLKLNVSF is encoded by the coding sequence ATGGGAAAAATTGTATTGTTTCTAACGATCTTTATGTCTATCGGGATGTATGGATTTTCTCAAACAAAAACAGCAACCGGCACCGTTAAGGATGACTCCGGTAATCCGATTCCTTTTGCAACTGTCATGGAAAAGGGCACGAAAAATGCAGTTTCCGCCGATGCGCAGGGAAATTTTAGTATTAAAGCGAAGACAGGAGCTGATCTTGAGATCTCCGCAACAGGTTTTGAAACACAGGTTTTTAAAGCAACAGAGCCACTCAATGCTGTATTAAAAGCAGGAAAAGGACAAACCATTGAGGAAGTGGTTGTAACTGCCTTGGGCATCAGGCGGCAGAAAAGGGACCTGGGTTACGCAACCCAGGAGGTTAAAGGAAGTGATCTGACGCAAACGACCCAACCTAACGTGATCAACTCACTGCAGGGACGGGTTGCAGGGGTTCAGATTACAGCCGCAAGTGGGGCAGTGGGTGCAAGCTCCCGCCTTGTTTTAAGAGGGAATAATTCATTTAATGATAACCAGCCCCTGATTGTTGTGGATGGTGTGCCTATAAGTAATTCTGCCACCAATATCGGCGGGTATGGGTCGGTGGACTATGGATCAGGGCTTCAGGAGATTGACCCAGATAACATCGAATCGGTAAACATACTTAAGGGCGCCAACGCCGCCGCCTTATATGGATATAGAGCGGGTAATGGCGTTATCCTGATTACAACAAAAACAGGGAAAGGTGCAAAAGGCATTGGCGTTACCTATTCCGGAGGCATATCTTTTGAAAAGCCTTATATAATGCCCAGGTATCAAAATCTGTACGGCCAGGGATCTACAGGTGATGAGTACAACTGGAAAAAGAGTGATCCTAATATGAGCTACCAGGATTACGCCATTCAAAACGGATTCGCCTATGTTAATGGGCGGGGCGATGGTGTGAACGATAGTTATGATGAAAGCTGGGGCCCCAGACTGGATGCCGGGTTAAATTTACCACAATATAACAGCCCGCTGGATGCAAATGGGAACAGGATCCCGACACCCTGGATTTCTCACTCTAGCAACGTAAAGGATTTTTTCCAAACCGGTTACACAATGGACCATAATGTTGCCCTTACCTCCAATACCGAAAAAGGAAGTACCCGCATGGGTCTGGGGTATCAGCAACAGCAGGGAAGTATTCCGAATACAGACCAAACCAAGTACTCGTTAAATTTGAATACAGTACAAAACCTGACCAAGAAATTCACCGTTGAAGGTAATGTGAATTACCTGCATATTAAAAATAACAACCTGGTTGGCCAGGGGTACAACGCCTACAACCCGATGGAAAGTATCGGCAGTTGGTTCGGGCGTCAGGTGGATCTCAAAGACCTGAAGGCACATTATGCTGACACATTAGCTGGTTCCATTTCCAAAGACTATCCGAATGGATTTCCATATAACTGGAATAGCAATTACCACAATAACCCCTTTGCCGAAGTATACGACATTTATCAGAACTCCCGGACAAAAGACCGGATGTTTGGCTATGTGAGTATGGCTTACGCGTTTGACAAGTGGTTCAATCTGAAACTGAGAGCAGGGGATGACTGGTCTACTGAGTTTCGTAAAGAAACCACTTCAAACAGGGATTATGGTAATGTTCTTGCCGGTCAAGGCGGGCAGTTTACCCAATGGGAATATCATCTGAATGAGTTGAACCTGGATGCGATTGCAACGGGGGGAGGTAAGATTGGGACTAGCGATGTAACAATAAACTATACGGCTGGCGCCAATTACAGAGACTACACTCAAAAGAACTCCTCCATTGGAGCCGGGAACCTGGCCATTCCCAATTTTTATACCATCTCAAATGCAAAAGGAAATACTACCCAAACAATGTATGACTATCATCTTCGTTCCAACAGTATTTTCGGGCAGGCCAGCTTTGGTTTCAGAAACTGGCTTTCTGTAGATGTAACAGCAAGAAATGACTGGAGCTCATCGCTTCCCGCCAATAACCGCTCCTACTTCTATCCGTCCGTAAGCGCCAGTTGGATCTTTTCCGATGCCTTAAATCTTAAATCGGATGTATTCAGTTATGGAAAGCTGCGGGCCAGTTGGGCTAAAGTAGGTAATGGCACAGGCCCGTACCAGGTATTCCCGGTTTACACACCGGTTACCTATTCTTTCAATGGGGTAAACATGTACAGGTATCCTGCAGCACTGCCTGCGGGAATAAACCTGAAGCCGGAAATGGCTAAGAGTAATGAGGTAGGGTTGGAGTTGCAGTTTTTTAAAAACAGATTGGGGTTGGACGCTACCTACTATGATAAAATAACCTCTAACCAGATCATGCAGGTGAATATATCAAATGCAGGAGGTAGTTCTTCAAAAGTGGTTAACTCCGGCGAAATTGAAAATAAAGGGGTGGAATTACAATTGCATCTGGGTATTCTTCGCCCGGCCTCCGACGCAGGGTTGAACTGGGATATGGATATCAATTTTGCAAAAAACAGCAATAAGGTTAATAAATTATATGTAGACCCTACAACAGGGCAGCCCTTGCAATCATTCAACCTGGCGGGAGCCTGGGGCATTACAGTTGATGCGATTCCCGGGAAACCATTTGGTGTGATCCGGGGCGGAAAGGCAGACCGGGATTCACTGGGGAATGTTATTGTGGGGGCAAACGGGTTGCCTACTTTTAAAGGAGTTCAGGAAATTGGGAATGTATCACCCGATTTTACCGGGGGCATCAACAATACGTTCCGGTATAAGAACTTTAATCTTTCCTTCCTGATTGACTTTAGAAAAGGCGGTGATATTTTCAGCTTCACCGATATGTGGGGGGCGTACACCGGTGTGCTCGATTACACTGCTGCCAACAATGTGAGGGAAACCGGGGTGATCCTTGGAAAGAATGCCTACCAGGATACAAAATTTGTAAAGGCGGATGGTACGCCAAATGATATTGCCGTTGACCCGGAAACAGCCTTTGGCCGGATGTCCTATTCTACAACCGGCGGTACGGAGTTCAATATCATTGATGCCAGTTTTATTAAGTTAAGACAGATTCAACTAGGTTATACCCTTCCGCATCGGTTACTTGCCAATTCAAATGTGGTAAAAGGAGTTACCATTTCATTATTCTCCTATAATGTAGCATTATTGGCCACTTCTAAAAGCAACAGGGCGCATATTGATCCGGAAACAGGCTTCGGCGTTGGCAACAGTGGATTGGGGCTCGAGCAATACCAGATCCCCTCAAACAGAAGCGTAGGGTTAAAGCTGAATGTATCATTCTAA
- a CDS encoding DUF1735 domain-containing protein produces the protein MKERIGNIDTGNGNTTNLVEFKNTGNNMAQPSSKYPSYNKDLGVAKVGDKFAMNINVGYSGTEAAAPEDITVNLELDQAALQLYNDQNGAEFEVPPTSVYAFPATAVIKKGSNQATVQLAITISADFDYNKTYAIPLKIKSTSPAKTISQNFGSALYSFLVRNKYDGRYTLTGHHNRAPYDFPYETEIHLMTTGASSVAFYWPDAESYGHPIGVGPDNDLSWYGSAISPVIVFDPATDKITSAYNIGGATVISLYTGAGALSNLQDQSTKTIYVSWMYGGNPQRAFFDTLKYIGPR, from the coding sequence TTGAAGGAGAGAATTGGAAATATCGATACAGGAAATGGCAACACAACCAACCTGGTCGAGTTCAAGAATACGGGTAACAATATGGCACAGCCCTCTTCAAAATACCCAAGTTATAATAAGGATCTGGGGGTTGCGAAGGTGGGTGATAAGTTTGCAATGAACATCAACGTTGGTTATTCAGGCACCGAAGCCGCTGCGCCCGAAGATATAACTGTGAATTTAGAGCTGGATCAGGCCGCATTGCAATTGTATAATGACCAGAATGGTGCTGAGTTTGAAGTACCACCCACCAGTGTATATGCTTTTCCCGCGACCGCTGTAATTAAGAAAGGGAGCAATCAGGCTACAGTTCAATTGGCAATAACCATTAGCGCTGATTTTGATTATAATAAAACTTACGCGATTCCTTTAAAAATAAAATCGACAAGTCCGGCTAAAACAATAAGCCAGAACTTTGGATCGGCTTTATACTCTTTCCTTGTACGGAATAAATACGATGGAAGATATACGTTGACCGGGCATCACAATCGCGCGCCCTATGATTTCCCATATGAGACTGAAATACACTTAATGACGACGGGAGCAAGCTCTGTTGCTTTTTACTGGCCAGACGCAGAAAGTTATGGGCATCCTATTGGCGTAGGCCCGGACAACGATCTGAGCTGGTATGGCAGCGCTATTTCTCCTGTTATTGTTTTTGATCCGGCAACAGATAAAATAACCAGCGCTTACAATATAGGTGGTGCAACGGTAATATCACTGTATACCGGTGCAGGTGCATTGTCTAATCTTCAGGACCAGTCTACCAAAACTATCTACGTTTCATGGATGTATGGCGGTAACCCGCAACGTGCATTTTTTGATACTTTAAAATATATCGGACCCCGGTAA
- a CDS encoding SusD/RagB family nutrient-binding outer membrane lipoprotein has protein sequence MKKINILLLSGLVIWGTSCKKFLDINQNPNDATSSTPQLILPQAITGTASQLNGYNSMGAQFGLYMANAGGYGAFGETVTYEFSSGYNSGRWPGMYDVLEDLQTVIDGSATDESLKFFNAIARIMKAHAFQKLVDAYNSIPYSEALQGQKKLQPKYDDPAVIYADLAKELDKAIADINAAQAATVKPVAVKPTQDPMFGGDMNLWKKFANTLKLRIMVTGNGKATFSNKNFDPAGFLTTDALVNPGYVRDVNKQNPKWQTWGFSSTGSDGNKAWMPSTFILAFYTGAKLKDAGRGRAIYYKYPNTPTNRLGLEGSSIESSPSGSFWLPSDNRDGKTAGSATGVLKGPEASMPILTAAESDFIQAEAIEKGIITGSSSDAFSAGINASFKYLYQLPDGTSAISSDSISTLVAKYLDDNSTSPLVNFSLATSPAQKLEAIITQKFIALNMINSEEAWNDYRRTHYPTLNNANGATGTQTFASSQSKSTRADHLPTRILYPGTEGAYNSTNVPKGISPFTSLIFWAQ, from the coding sequence ATGAAAAAAATAAATATTTTGCTTTTGTCGGGACTTGTTATTTGGGGAACATCCTGTAAAAAGTTTCTGGATATAAATCAAAACCCCAATGATGCCACCAGTTCCACTCCGCAACTGATATTGCCTCAGGCAATTACTGGTACAGCAAGCCAGTTGAACGGATATAATAGCATGGGGGCACAATTTGGTCTTTATATGGCTAATGCCGGAGGCTATGGTGCATTTGGAGAAACGGTGACCTATGAATTTTCCAGCGGATACAATTCCGGAAGATGGCCGGGTATGTATGATGTATTGGAAGATTTACAAACCGTAATTGATGGATCAGCCACTGATGAAAGTCTTAAGTTTTTTAATGCAATCGCCCGAATTATGAAGGCCCATGCTTTTCAGAAACTTGTTGATGCATATAACTCTATCCCTTATTCAGAAGCGCTCCAGGGACAAAAGAAGTTGCAACCCAAATATGACGACCCTGCTGTCATCTATGCAGATCTTGCAAAGGAACTGGATAAAGCTATTGCAGATATAAATGCCGCGCAGGCGGCTACCGTTAAGCCGGTTGCTGTAAAGCCAACCCAGGACCCTATGTTTGGCGGTGATATGAATCTGTGGAAAAAGTTTGCCAATACGCTCAAACTGCGGATTATGGTTACAGGCAATGGAAAGGCAACTTTCAGCAATAAGAACTTTGACCCGGCCGGTTTTTTGACTACGGATGCGTTGGTTAATCCAGGTTATGTAAGAGATGTGAATAAACAAAATCCGAAATGGCAAACCTGGGGATTTAGCTCTACCGGATCAGACGGTAACAAAGCCTGGATGCCCAGTACTTTTATTCTTGCTTTTTACACCGGCGCCAAATTAAAAGATGCGGGAAGAGGACGGGCTATTTACTACAAATACCCCAATACGCCAACGAACCGCCTGGGTCTTGAAGGTTCCAGTATCGAATCCAGCCCCAGTGGAAGTTTTTGGCTGCCAAGCGATAACAGGGATGGCAAAACTGCAGGAAGTGCCACAGGGGTGTTAAAAGGCCCCGAAGCGTCGATGCCCATTCTTACAGCAGCCGAAAGTGATTTCATCCAGGCTGAAGCAATAGAAAAGGGAATTATTACCGGTTCCTCTTCCGATGCTTTTAGTGCCGGTATCAATGCTTCATTCAAATATCTGTATCAGTTACCGGATGGAACCAGCGCTATCTCCTCTGATAGCATCAGCACGCTTGTTGCAAAATATCTCGATGATAATAGTACCAGCCCGCTCGTTAATTTTAGTCTGGCAACCAGCCCCGCCCAAAAATTGGAGGCGATCATCACTCAAAAATTTATAGCATTAAACATGATAAATTCAGAGGAAGCCTGGAATGACTACAGGAGGACGCATTACCCTACTTTGAATAATGCTAATGGTGCAACGGGAACACAAACATTTGCATCTTCTCAATCCAAATCAACCAGAGCCGATCACTTACCAACACGTATTTTGTATCCGGGAACAGAGGGGGCATACAATTCAACAAATGTTCCCAAAGGAATAAGCCCTTTTACTTCGTTGATCTTTTGGGCGCAATAA